The Bacillus spongiae DNA window ATGTTCGGGCAGGAACATGTTTAATAATGGCAGGGGCGATGTCAGAAGGGGCAACCATTATCTCCGGTGTTGAGCATTTAGAAAGAGGATATGATGATATTTTAAGGTCTTTCCGTTCAATAGGAATTAAAATCTCTATGTTTGAGGGGGAGTCGCCTTTTGAAAATGATGCCCAAAACCTAGACTTGAATAGTGGTGTGCCGTTTAATTAAAAAACTGATTATAAAGCCCTGGCGTTTTTACGTTCAAGCTCCATTTCTAGCATTAAGGTTATAAAACGAGAACTCCCCCAGCTAATGGAAGAATTCTCGTTGATAAAACTACCTCACACGACCAACATAAGGGAAAATCGGATCTCTTAACGAAAATTCATAAGTTTGTCCATCCACAATGCCGACTACTTTATTTCCGTCATATAGGTCGAGTAGAAAGTGTGCCATTTCTTTGGCAGTGTGGAATTGTGGGATAGTTCCTTCGTATTCGAAGGTGTCAATATCCATGGAGCGCAGGGCGAATTCTGTTTCGGTCGCTGCTGGTGCCAACACTTTGACTTGCATTTTGGCTCCTTTTGCTTGCAGTTCTTGGGCAAGACCCTCTGTGAAAGCACTGACGTAGAATTTTGTAGCACAATAGGTGATGGCATCTGCAACGATGGTGTAGCCGCCTGCTGAAGAGATATTGATTAGCTGTGTTCCTTCAACCTCAGAGTAGTCGCGAACATAAAGTGAGGAAAGAATGGTTAAGGCTTCATTGTTTAAACGGAGCATGGATTCAATCTTAGGCAGCTTTTGTTTGGCAACAGGATCGAAATTTCCGAAGCCGGCATTATTAATCCATGTTTCAATAGTGTATTCTTTTAAATTGTCATAAAGGGCGTATACATTTTCTGAGATAGATAAATCAGATTGTTTAATGATGACATCCACATCAGGATTGATCTGATGGATTGTTGCTTTTAATTCTTCTAGCTTTTCTTCTCTTCGTGCGACAATGATGACGTTTTTCCCGCGAGCAGCGAATGCAAGGGCAGTTTCATAGCCAATTCCAGAGCTTGCTCCAGTAATAACAGTATAGTTCATTTTTCTTCCTCCTTAATAAATAGCCATTGAATGGTTGTTACTAATAAGAGTATAATGGTTAAAGTGAACTCTAAGTCAACTGTTTTATGCCCAACAATTTACAATCTGGAGGTCTTATATGTATTCTATCGGTGAAGTGGCCAAAATGATTGGCGTAAGCACACATACATTGCGATATTATGAAAAGGAAAAAATTATTATTCCAAATCGTAATAAAACAGGGGACCGAATGTATGAGGTATCCCATCTAAAATGGTTATTATTTGTCCTTAAATTAAAAGAAACACAAATGCCAATCGCAAAGATTAAACAATATGCTGATCTCGTTCGTGAAGGTGAGCATACCACTTTTGAACGGTTAGCGTTATTAGAAGAGCATCAACGTTCTATTCAGGATCAGCTTGAAAATCTTCAATCCACTGAAAAGATGCTTCAGGGTAAAATTACGACATATAAAGCATTTTTGAATGATCAGTCTCCGTCTATGTCAAAGAGCACGTGATGATTTTTCAAAAGGATAAATGAATAGTGGAAGTCGTACGACGGATGGGCTTAGTACGACTTTCCTAAGTTTCCTAACTGAACATTTGAGCGGATAGACACTTCAATTTCCGGATATACTTCATCCCAATTCAACTTAGTCCATTCCTCATAACTAAGATGGCTTCTGACATATTGACCTAGTCCAATATTATCAACATTATTCTCTTGTAAAAAAGCAACAAGGTTTTTCGTTTCTTCATTGACGAACTCTTCGATTGTTTCCTCTAACTTTTTTTGATCGGCTGGGATTTCAATTTTTAAATCACCTGTATATTCTTCAAGGGAACCAGTGAAGTCAATGGAAATATCAATGGAAAAGGAATTATCCTCCTTTCTTTTTACTTTGACTTTATGATTATTTTGGACGTAGGCAAGATGAATATGTTGAGAAGGATCTCCTTTTTTTAAGTCTATATCTAATAAACCTTTTCGAAAGTTTTCACTTAAAAAAAATAGAAAGACAGCCCGTTCCTTCGGCAGCATGGTCACAAGCTTATCTTCATTAAATAAGGCGAATCCTTTAAATGAAAGGTGCTTGTCTATATTTTCAATGATGGGTAAGAAAGGGTCAATTCCATCATCGTAATAAGAACGAGTGAACTGGAATACATTTACAGACGGAAAAATAA harbors:
- a CDS encoding Ger(x)C family spore germination protein — encoded protein: MLKLLLLLLSSTLLLSGCYNNYGIDDLAMINALGFDLSEEEENYLNITAVYPHAMEDELVYEILQATGNSTKDVAIEIMGQTSLEIVNGQLEIMLFGEELAEQGIFPILETSLRDPSFGSRVVLAVAEESAKGILETKLEGQPNIGLYLEDMMEKFDKTFIFPSVNVFQFTRSYYDDGIDPFLPIIENIDKHLSFKGFALFNEDKLVTMLPKERAVFLFFLSENFRKGLLDIDLKKGDPSQHIHLAYVQNNHKVKVKRKEDNSFSIDISIDFTGSLEEYTGDLKIEIPADQKKLEETIEEFVNEETKNLVAFLQENNVDNIGLGQYVRSHLSYEEWTKLNWDEVYPEIEVSIRSNVQLGNLGKSY
- a CDS encoding SDR family NAD(P)-dependent oxidoreductase, translating into MNYTVITGASSGIGYETALAFAARGKNVIIVARREEKLEELKATIHQINPDVDVIIKQSDLSISENVYALYDNLKEYTIETWINNAGFGNFDPVAKQKLPKIESMLRLNNEALTILSSLYVRDYSEVEGTQLINISSAGGYTIVADAITYCATKFYVSAFTEGLAQELQAKGAKMQVKVLAPAATETEFALRSMDIDTFEYEGTIPQFHTAKEMAHFLLDLYDGNKVVGIVDGQTYEFSLRDPIFPYVGRVR
- a CDS encoding MerR family transcriptional regulator codes for the protein MYSIGEVAKMIGVSTHTLRYYEKEKIIIPNRNKTGDRMYEVSHLKWLLFVLKLKETQMPIAKIKQYADLVREGEHTTFERLALLEEHQRSIQDQLENLQSTEKMLQGKITTYKAFLNDQSPSMSKST